The genomic window CTAACGAGTGCTGTAACGAGGTTGCTCTCCGTCCAGTGCCACAGGCCCGCTATGATTCCGGAGGCGGAGCTCCCCCCGACTATCTTGGCGGCCCTGAAGCTCTCATCCATCGAATCTACCCCGAAGTTCTTACCGGCCTTTAAAGCCCCGTATTTTCCAAGCCTCTCGTTCACGTCGAGGACTTCAAAGCCTGCTCTCCTCAGCTCCCCAATGAGGGCGGAGTGCTTCTCCATCAACGCCCTCTCGCGCTCGATCGAGAGGGCCGTTGGCCGGGGGTCGGTGAAGGTGATAACGGCTATCATGGAACAACACCTTGGTATCCCAATTGCAGGAAACGTATATAACGGTTGTCGGAGGAAACAACCAAAAGTTGTTGCTTGTGGTGATGACGATGATGGTCTCCATCGGCGAAGTCCTCATCGACTTCATAGCCCTGCAGGAGGGGAAGCTTAAGGATGTGAAGTCCTTCGAGAAGCACCCCGGCGGCGCTCCTGCGAACGTTGCCGTCGGCCTTTCCAGGCTCGGAGTTGAGAGCGCCCTGGTGAGCAAGGTCGGAGACGACCCTTTCGGGGACTTCCTGATCGAAAGGCTCACAGATGAAGGTGTTAAGACATTCATCCCGAGAGACCCTGAGAGGCACACCGGCGTCGTTTTCGTCCAGCTCATCGGTGCCAGGCCGGAGTTCATACTCTACGACGGCGTTGCCTACTTCAACCTGAAGCCTGAGGACGTGGAGACTGCCCTTCTTGAGAGGGCGGAAGTTGTCCACTTCGGGAGCGTTCTCTTCGCCAGGGAGCCTTCGCGTTCGACGCTCTTCGGGATTCTGGAGGGACTTAAGGGAAAGGTTCCGCTGAGCTACGACGTCAACATAAGGCTCGACCTCTGGCGCGGAAGGGAGGATGAGATGCTCCAAGATATTGAGAGGGCCCTGAAACTTGCCGATATAGTCAAGCTCGGTGATGGGGAGCTGGCGTACCTTAGAGACAACGGAATAAGCCCCGAAGACTTCGACCTCAAACTATTCGCGGTGACTCTGGGTGCAGAGGGAAGCGAGCTGAGGATCGGAGGCGCTGAGGTTCATATCCCTGCTTACAGTGTCGAACCGGTTGACACCACCGGGGCTGGAGATGCCTTTATG from Thermococcus sp. MAR1 includes these protein-coding regions:
- a CDS encoding carbohydrate kinase → MMVSIGEVLIDFIALQEGKLKDVKSFEKHPGGAPANVAVGLSRLGVESALVSKVGDDPFGDFLIERLTDEGVKTFIPRDPERHTGVVFVQLIGARPEFILYDGVAYFNLKPEDVETALLERAEVVHFGSVLFAREPSRSTLFGILEGLKGKVPLSYDVNIRLDLWRGREDEMLQDIERALKLADIVKLGDGELAYLRDNGISPEDFDLKLFAVTLGAEGSELRIGGAEVHIPAYSVEPVDTTGAGDAFMAALLAGLHYSNLLGENSIDEEHLRKIGRFANLVAALSTTLRGAWSVPKMEEIVLMKEVRELYHRSSR